Proteins encoded within one genomic window of Microbacterium sp. LKL04:
- the nadB gene encoding L-aspartate oxidase, which translates to MTSVVVVGSGIAGLTAALHADAGGSTVTIVTKSELAEANTRYAQGGIAGALSPDDRTIDHAHDTLVAGAGLADPGAVDVLVTEGPDRIRDLIAAGVQFDRDADGTLRAGLEGAHSFPRILHAGGDATGAEIERALVEQIRRSGIRVLEHCFVTDLVRRGGRVVGVDILGGERIEADAVILATGGAGRLFAHSTNPAVATGDGIALAARAGAAVQDLEFVQFHPTVLATGDAFLVSEAVRGEGAVLRDESGRRFAVDVHPDGELAPRDVVARAITAAMARQGGRPVLLDAAAVHNPDPDERARFLAARFPTIDAAVRSRGLDWAREPIPVTPAAHYLMGGVVTDLDGRTDVPGLYAVGEVARTGVHGANRLASNSLLEGAVFGARAGHAAATDGAAWPVHAGAPTVRETAADGIPHPPFSRHALQELMWADAGVTRDGDGLRRAARTLAAWRGSATPPVTLPEHEDANLLLVAELMVAAALARTGSVGSHQRTDDPASADARIRPDLEGAA; encoded by the coding sequence GTGACCAGCGTCGTCGTGGTCGGCTCGGGCATCGCCGGGTTGACCGCCGCACTCCACGCGGATGCCGGTGGCTCGACGGTCACGATCGTCACCAAGAGCGAGCTCGCCGAAGCCAACACACGGTACGCGCAGGGCGGCATCGCGGGCGCGCTCTCCCCCGACGACCGGACGATCGACCACGCGCACGACACCCTCGTCGCGGGGGCTGGACTCGCCGATCCGGGCGCCGTCGACGTCCTCGTCACGGAAGGTCCGGACCGCATCCGGGACCTCATCGCCGCCGGCGTGCAGTTCGATCGGGACGCTGACGGCACGCTCCGCGCGGGACTCGAGGGAGCGCACTCGTTCCCCCGCATCCTGCACGCCGGGGGCGATGCCACCGGTGCCGAGATCGAGCGCGCACTCGTCGAGCAGATCCGCCGGAGCGGCATCCGTGTCCTCGAGCACTGCTTCGTGACCGACCTGGTCCGCCGGGGCGGACGTGTCGTCGGTGTGGACATCCTCGGCGGCGAGCGCATCGAGGCGGACGCCGTCATCCTCGCGACGGGTGGCGCAGGCCGGCTGTTCGCCCACTCGACCAACCCCGCCGTGGCGACCGGTGACGGCATCGCCCTCGCCGCCAGGGCGGGCGCTGCCGTCCAGGACCTCGAGTTCGTGCAGTTCCACCCCACGGTGCTCGCCACGGGCGACGCGTTCCTCGTCTCGGAGGCCGTGCGCGGTGAGGGCGCGGTCCTCCGCGACGAGAGCGGACGCCGATTCGCCGTCGACGTCCACCCGGACGGCGAACTGGCGCCCCGCGACGTCGTCGCCCGCGCGATCACGGCCGCCATGGCGCGCCAGGGCGGACGACCCGTCCTCCTCGACGCCGCGGCGGTCCACAACCCCGACCCCGACGAGCGAGCACGGTTCCTCGCCGCCCGGTTCCCCACCATCGACGCCGCCGTCCGCTCGCGCGGGCTCGACTGGGCGCGCGAGCCGATCCCCGTCACACCGGCCGCCCACTACCTGATGGGCGGCGTGGTCACCGACCTCGATGGCCGCACCGACGTCCCGGGCCTGTACGCGGTCGGCGAGGTCGCGCGGACCGGAGTCCACGGGGCGAATCGTCTCGCGTCGAACTCCCTGCTCGAGGGCGCCGTCTTCGGCGCCCGTGCCGGTCATGCCGCGGCCACAGACGGTGCGGCGTGGCCCGTGCACGCCGGCGCCCCGACTGTCCGCGAGACGGCGGCCGACGGCATCCCGCACCCGCCCTTCAGCCGGCACGCACTGCAGGAGCTCATGTGGGCGGATGCCGGCGTGACGCGCGATGGCGACGGTCTTCGCCGTGCGGCACGCACCCTCGCCGCGTGGCGCGGCTCCGCCACGCCGCCGGTGACCCTGCCGGAGCACGAGGACGCGAACCTCCTGCTCGTCGCGGAGCTCATGGTCGCCGCCGCGCTCGCGCGGACCGGCTCGGTGGGTTCCCACCAGCGCACGGACGATCCGGCCTCCGCCGATGCGCGCATCCGACCCGACCTGGAAGGGGCTGCGTGA